Proteins co-encoded in one Parascardovia denticolens DSM 10105 = JCM 12538 genomic window:
- a CDS encoding ABC transporter permease, with translation MRKFGILLLAEIRRYLFELRMYWSNYVSDLLLTGILIAMFALSTDARSNPTAWLGYFLWTASSTMITESSISISTDKQDGTFTQLMLKPTSLFQQVIVKTLTWSLISIILDAVFIVALFAILRIPMALNWAIVGLCPIIFAGLFGFTLIFVALTVVYTRTQSYSSLFTYILMLVSGVVVPLKVLPTPVVWFGRILPLQYGFELIERAWTHGVSAAQWLTVAGQSLAYLAIGYLLFAIILRHGRKNGINMRY, from the coding sequence ATGCGCAAATTCGGTATTCTTTTGCTTGCGGAGATCCGCCGCTATCTTTTCGAGTTGAGGATGTATTGGAGCAATTATGTCTCCGACCTGCTTCTGACCGGGATCCTCATCGCCATGTTCGCCTTGTCCACGGACGCGCGGTCGAACCCGACGGCTTGGCTGGGGTACTTCTTGTGGACCGCCTCATCGACTATGATCACCGAATCCAGTATCTCCATCTCCACGGATAAGCAGGACGGGACTTTCACCCAACTCATGCTCAAGCCGACCTCCCTTTTCCAGCAGGTCATTGTGAAGACTCTGACTTGGAGTTTGATTTCCATCATATTGGATGCGGTTTTCATAGTCGCCTTGTTCGCGATCTTGCGCATCCCCATGGCCCTCAACTGGGCTATCGTTGGCCTCTGCCCGATTATCTTCGCTGGGCTTTTCGGTTTCACCTTGATTTTTGTGGCTTTGACTGTGGTCTATACCCGCACCCAGTCCTACTCCAGCCTTTTCACCTATATCCTCATGCTCGTCTCCGGGGTTGTCGTCCCCCTGAAGGTCTTGCCCACGCCCGTCGTTTGGTTTGGGCGGATTCTCCCCCTGCAATACGGGTTCGAACTCATTGAGAGGGCCTGGACGCATGGAGTCTCGGCGGCTCAATGGTTGACGGTTGCCGGGCAGAGTCTGGCTTATCTGGCTATTGGCTATCTGCTCTTCGCCATCATCCTCCGGCATGGCCGCAAAAACGGGATAAACATGCGGTATTAG
- a CDS encoding ABC transporter ATP-binding protein: MDEILVAQDVSKEFKGKSAVSHVTIGVRSGRIMGLLGPNGAGKSTTLRMMCGLIQPTSGSVDFKGEPLEKWKSSLYTHLSCVLEDSSLTYMFLTGWNNLAYQGALYGFSRKEAFARSQSLMDALALAEHMDKPVGDWSRGTQQKLALVTAMLPRPQVLILDEPTLGLDVVAKRDFLNAIKELARRGMGIIISSHQSEVIEEVADDITLISHGHIQWQGVYQDFIDAHSQQMGAAEGVSYDLEKILLALFDEQVGAGEEGEDD; the protein is encoded by the coding sequence ATGGACGAAATCCTTGTGGCCCAGGATGTCAGCAAAGAGTTCAAAGGAAAATCCGCGGTCTCCCATGTCACGATCGGGGTCAGGTCCGGAAGGATCATGGGCCTGCTTGGCCCGAACGGGGCGGGTAAAAGCACGACTTTGCGCATGATGTGCGGCCTCATCCAACCGACATCCGGCAGCGTCGACTTCAAAGGCGAGCCTTTGGAGAAGTGGAAAAGCTCCCTCTATACCCACTTGTCGTGCGTCTTGGAGGATTCCTCTCTGACTTATATGTTCCTGACTGGGTGGAACAACCTCGCTTACCAGGGCGCCCTCTACGGCTTCTCCCGCAAAGAGGCTTTCGCGCGGTCGCAGTCTCTCATGGACGCTTTAGCCTTGGCCGAGCACATGGATAAGCCGGTCGGGGACTGGTCCCGGGGGACTCAGCAGAAACTGGCTCTGGTCACGGCCATGTTGCCGCGTCCCCAGGTCCTGATTTTGGATGAGCCGACGTTGGGCCTGGACGTGGTCGCCAAGCGGGATTTCCTGAACGCCATCAAGGAACTTGCTCGGCGAGGGATGGGAATCATCATCTCTTCCCACCAGTCCGAAGTGATTGAGGAGGTGGCCGACGACATCACCCTCATCTCCCACGGTCATATCCAGTGGCAGGGGGTCTATCAGGATTTCATTGATGCTCATAGTCAGCAGATGGGAGCTGCGGAAGGGGTCTCCTACGATTTGGAGAAAATCCTCTTGGCCCTTTTCGATGAACAGGTTGGCGCAGGAGAAGAAGGTGAGGACGACTGA